Part of the Pseudoalteromonas undina genome, ATACAATAACTGTGCATGGCCGAGTGCTTCCTTATTTATTAAAAACTGACGATGCTTTACTGATTGATTTTATAGCATTGTGCTCAGGCCCTCGTAGCGCCAATGACTATATGTTTTTAGCAGAACAGTTTTCGGTAGTATACATCGCGAATGTGCCAATAATGGGAAAAGAGGCAACTGGTAAAGTTATTGTGCATGGTATAGAAGATAGCTATCAGCGCGAAAAGCAGCAGTTAGATGAGCATACACTCGATGATGAAGCTCGGCGTTTTATTGCCTTAGTCGATGAGTTTTATGATTGCCACAAATTACTGGTAATTAATGCCCAGACCGACATAAACGAGTTATACCAAGGTAAAAAATTAAGCTTTGAATATGCGCGAACCCAGTCACGGATTGTAGAAATGCAAAATTGGTAAGTACAACATTAAAACACCGCATTTAATTTAAATGCGGTGTTTTAATTTTAAGCTGATAACTTAAAGAAGCCTTTATGACTTATATCCATTTGGATTATTTGACTGCCAGCGCCATGTATCTTGCATCATAACATCAATGCCGCGCTCGGCTTGCCAACCTAGTTCACTAAGGGCTTTTTCTGGCGCAGCATAACAGGCTGCAATATCACCAGGGCGACGAGGTGACACCGCATAAGGGATAGCTTGGTCGCTTGCCTTAATAAACGCATTGACCATTTGTAATACTGAATAGCCGTTACCGGTACCAAGGTTATAAACAAGTGCGCCGGTTTCTGCGGCTATTTTATCAAGTGCTTTTAAATGCCCTAAGGCTAAATCCACAACGTGAATGTAATCACGTACGCCAGTACCATCTACCGTGTCGTAATCATCGCCAAATATAGCGAGCTGCTTTAATTTACCAACCGCAACTTGTGAAATGAAAGGCAGTAAATTATTAGGAATGCCATTAGGATCTTCACCAATTAAACCTGACTCATGTGCACCAACAGGATTAAAGTAGCGCAAAATAGCAAACGCAAAGCGCTCATCTGATTTAGCGATATCTTGCAGCATCATTTCAACCATTAGTTTAGACGTACCATATGGGTTGGTTGTACCGCCAACGGGGAAGTCTTCGCGTATTGGTAAGCTTGCAGGGTCACCATAAACTGTTGCAGATGAGCTAAATACCAGTTTAAACACACCCGCGTCACGCATAGCATCAACTAGTGTTAATGTGCCTTGTACGTTATTTTGATAATACGCGATTGGTTTGGCTACCGACTCACCAACCGCTTTTAAACCTGCAAAATGAATTACACTATCAATGTTATGTTTTGCAAATACTGAGTCTAAAAAGGATTGATCTAAAATATCACCTTGATAAAAAGTAATTGCTTTACCGGTTATTTTTTTCACTCTCTCAAGTGATTCTTCAGAGGAGTTACTTAAGTTATCGATAACGATAACGTCGCTGCCTTGCTGTAAAAGTTCTAAAACGGTGTGTGAGCCAATATAGCCTGCGCCACCGGTTACTAAAATTGCCATGAATGCTCCTTGGAAACCTCTGTTCAATTACCCTAATTTCACCATAAATAATGAGTTTTTACATGTATTATTTTATTTGCTTTGTAATAGTATGATCGTAAACCGTACTTTCGATTACATTTTGTGCAATTTTAATAACACCTCAGCGTAAAGATTAAGTTATAGTTCATATGTAATTGCTAAAGTGATGTATAGCGATTTGTAAAATATTCAATTGATCACAATGATCAAAATACTCGTTGGAGAAACGTATGAACTTAGTTAAAAAAATAGCAATGTTGATGTGTATTGCACTACCGAGTGTTGTTTGCGCGGGTGAGGCTCAAGTTAAATGGCATGACTTTAATGATTATCGCGATGTACGCCCATCCAACCAAACTAAAGGCTCATACCATAAGCAAATAGCCAAAAGTATTGATGAACACTTTGCAAAGCTCAGCGAGCAACTTCCTAAAAACTACAGTTTAAAAATTGAAGTCACCGATTTAGATTTAGCCGGAGACGTACGCTATGGCGGTGTTAACGAAATCCGAGTGGTTAAACCTATTCACTTTCCACGCATTGAATTTAATTATGTGCTTAGTGATGAAAGTGGCGTTGTCGCACAAGAAGATAACGTAAGCTTAAAAGATATGGGTTTTATGGATAAAATTAAAATGGGTCGAGATGAAGCATTTTACTACGAAAAACGCTTATTAACAGAGTGGTTTGGTGAACAAATTTTACCGCGTATTAAGTAACATAGCGCAAAACATCTGTGCAACAGATGTTTTGCGCAGTAAGCCCAGAGTGCTTACTTAAAGGTCGCTAACAAGGTTAGTAAGTTTTGTAGTTTAATAACTGCTTGTTTTAGCTTTTCTTCGTCTAAACCGTCGCTTGATAAGCTTTCTACATCTGCGGCAACGTCTAAAACGTAAGGCTTAAAGCGTTTAGCTTCAAAGCTAAATCCAGCGTCTTCGGCAAATAAGGCTTTAAATTTTCCGTGGCCTTGCTGTTGTAACTCATCGAGTTTTTTATCAGCATCAAGCGCCTGACGGTAAACAATTTTTAAGTTGGCGTTGAGTTGTTCAATTATAGAATCCATGGTTTTCCTAAAGCTTAGTGCAATGTTGCCGATAAATACTTAAGTGGGTTGGTAAAGTAATTTACCAATTCAGCGACTATAATACGTGTATTACATTTAAATGTCAGGTGTGAGTTATGAATATATCAGGTGGAAATCTACCTACAATCCCTGGTGCAGGCCAAGGCGCAGAGGTTTTAACTGCTGCTTTATCTAAAAAGCAACAGCAAGCTGATGGCGCCGCTGCACTTGCGCTTATTGAAGGTGCTACACAATCCTCAAGTGCGCAAACACCGGCTAAGTCGGTTACTGCAACACTTGGGAATAATGTAAACGTTTATGTTTAAACCAATTTGAGGTCAATAGGGGTTTTACTTTTTTGGCCCCCTATTTCTCTTACTAGTTTAGGCACTAAAAATCCTGGCAGGGCTTCTAAAAGCTCTGCCATTATTTTTATGGCCTGCGCCTCATCTATATCAAAATGACTTGCGCCTTCTACCTTATCCAGTAAGTGTAAGTAATAAGGCATTACGTCTGTATCAAACAAGGCTTCACTTAAGTTTATTTGCGCATCAACTGTATCGTTAACATCTTTTAAAATAACCGCCTGATTTAATAACAGTACATTGGCTTGTTTTAGCATGTTCATGGCGTTTTTAAAGTCATTATCTATTTCGTTAGCATGGTTAATATGGTTCACGAATATAATTTTTAGTGGTGACTTTGCTAATCTTTCACATAATTGTTCAGTAATGCGTGCAGGGATAACAACAGGTAAGCGGCTGTGTATGCGCATCCGTTTTATTTGTGGTATTTGCTCAAGCTCATCTAAAAACCAACTTATAGCATCGTCTTTGGCCATTAGTGGATCGCCACCACTTAAAATCACTTCGTTAATATTTTTATCAGCTTGTATATAGCTCAATGCATCAATAAGGCTGCGTTTATTTAACTGGTTTTCTTGATAAGGAAAATGGCGTCTAAAGCAGTAGCGGCAATTTACCGCACAACCAGTTTTAAACATGACTAAAACACGTGATTTATATTTATGTAACAGACCTGGTTGATTGTTATCTTGCTCAAGTAGCGGATCTTTATTAAACCCCGACTTAGTTAAAAATTCTTGATGGCGAGGCATAACTTGCAGCAATAAAGGATCATTTGCATCGCCATGACGAATTTTTTTTATAAAAGGCAATGGCACACGAACAGGAAACAAGCTACGAGCTTTTATGTCGTTTTCATGGACTTGGCTCGATAAACCAACCATTTCTAACAACACTTTTGGGCAGGTAACTACATTTGCTAATTCTTTTTGCCAGTTTTTATGCAAATTTGCTTCATTTCTTTGTATCATTGGCACGTAGATTACTCGAAAAATATAAATAGAGGAAACGATGGCGAATTATAGCACCAACGAGTTCAAGGGCGGCCTAAAAATTATGATGGACGGCGAACCTTGCAGTATCTTAGAAAATGAAATGGTAAAACCGGGTAAAGGCCAAGCGTTTAACCGTGTTCGTATCCGTAAGCTTATCTCTGGCAAGGTACTTGAAAAAACCTTTAAATCGGGTGAATCGGTTGAAGGTGCTGATGTAATGGATACCGATTTAGCGTACCTATATACAGACGGTGAATTTTGGCATTTCATGAACAATGAAACATTTGAACAAATCGCTGCTGACGAAAAAGCACTGGGCGATGCTGGCAAATGGTTAGTTGAAAACGATGTATGTACTATTACATTATGGAACGGCAGCCCAATTGCTGTAACTCCACCAAACTTTGTTGAGCTTGAGATCACTGAAACTGATCCGGGCCTTAAAGGCGATACAGCGGGCACGGGTGGTAAACCAGCAACGCTTAGCACAGGTGCTGTAGTACGTGTTCCATTATTCGTACAAATTGGCGAAGTAATTAAAGTAGACACTCGTAATGGTGAATACGTGAGCCGTGTTAAGTAAGCAGCAACGCGTCTTATTAATTAAATCCCGGCTTAAGCTGGGATTTTTTTTGGAGAAAATATGTCAGCAGATCTTTGGAAGCCGAGTGCCAGCATAGAAATACTTAAGCAACGCGCAGCAATTATGCGCAGCATTCGGGAATTCTTTTATGAGCGTAATGTAATGGAAGTCGAAACACCGAGTTTAAGTGCTGCCAGTGTAACCGATGTGCATTTAGCCAGCTTTAATACTACATTTGTGGGCCCAGGCCATGCTGGTGGGCTACCCCTGTTTTTGCAAACATCTCCAGAGTTTGCGATGAAACGCTTGTTAGCGGCCGGCTCAGGCGCTATTTTTCAGCTTTGTAAGGCATTTCGAAATGAAGAAGCGGGCAGTCATCATAATCCTGAATTTACTATGCTTGAATGGTATCGGCCTGGGTTTGACGAATTTGCTTTAATGGACGAAATAGATGAGCTAATGCAGCTCATTCTTGAGGTTGCTCCTGCAGAGCGCGTTACCTACCAACAGGCATTTGAACGCGCGTTAGGGGTCGATCCATTAACTGCCTCTATCACGCAGTTACAACAACTCGCATGCGATCATGGCTTTGCTGATATTGCTAAAAACGAGACTCATAAAGATACCTTGCTGCAATTATTATTTTGTATGAAAGTAGAGCCAACAATAGGACAAGATAAGCCATGTTTTGTGTATCACTTTCCGGCATCACAAGCGGCACTGGCACAAATTTGTGAACACGATGAGCGAGTAGCAGGGCGTTTTGAGTTGTATTATAAAAATATGGAACTGGCTAACGGCTTTAATGAGCTCACTAATGCTAAAGAACAAGCAAAAAGGTTTAACGAAGATAACGCCTATCGTGCTGCTAACGGCTTAAAGCAAGTTCCTATGGATACGCGTTTAATTGCTGCATTGGAACATGGTTTAGAGCAATGTGCGGGGGTTGCATTAGGGATTGATAGACTCGTGATGCTAGCAACCAATAAACAAAAAATAAAAGAAGTGATTGCGTTTGATGTGGCAAGAGCTTAAAGCAGCTAATTGCTTTTAGCGGTCAGCTATCAGATAAAAAACACCGCGTTTGCATTAAACGCGGTGTTTTCTATTCTCGAACTGACAACTGGTTCGCTGTATTACAGATTAAGCGTAAACGTAACGCCGGCCACACGTGGCTCACCTAGTTGAATGTAAGTTTGACTTGTATAACCATCTAACGGGTTGTTACCAAATTCAAAACCGCGAGTTGGAACGGTTTCATCAAACACATTACGTGCCCATGCACGAACAGCCCAGTTTTCTGCTTCGTAACCAAGGCTCGCATTTACTAAGTTTGTATTTGGAGCTTGTGCATTATGGCTGTCTGAGAAGTAATAATCGTCTTTTCCTTCAACGCCTAACATTGCATATAGCTCATCAGTAACATTGTAGCGTGCACTAAATGCGTATTGGTATTTAGGCGCTTGTGCTTGCTCGCGGCCATCTTGGTTTAAGCCCGACTTAGTGACAAAGTCGTTTATTTTCGTATCTAAATAGCCAGCGCTACCGCTAATGAGTAAATTATCAGTAAGTAAGTAGCTGCCTTCAATTTCAAGACCGTAGTTGCTGCCAGAGCTGGCATTGGCGACATAACCGGTAAATTGTTGATCTGATACTTGCCACGACTTTAATTGAATATTATCGCGGTGCATATAAAATGCCGCTAAGCGCAGGGTAAACTTGTCATCTAGCGATGAACCTTTAACGCCAAACTCACCACTCCACAAGTATTCTGGATCAAAGCTGGTATGCTGTTTGAAAAAATCAGCATCTAAGCTTAAACCTTCATCTTTTGCTTTTGCTAGCGCTTCTGAATTAATACCACCAGCTTTGTAACCGCGGGTGATACTGGTGTAAATCATGGTACGGTCAATAACTTGGTATTCAAGTGCAATTTTACCACCGAGCATAATATCGTCAGTTTCTTCAATAAAACCGTTACTATCGGTGTAATCTCCTTGATATTGCTCAACTCGTAAACCAGTAATAAGCGTAGTTTTTGGGCCAATTGCTGTGGCTAATTGGCCATAAGCTGCAATGTTATTAGTTTCATAGGTTGAAGCAAACGGGTTGGCTAACCACGTATATTGACGCTCTAAATCCACATCACGGTTTTGATAGTAAATACCCGCAACCCAGTTACCTGCTTTACCAGTAAATTGCAGATCGAGCGCTTGATCATCACGATCGCGGCTATAAATATCTGTTGAACTATAACCATCAGGATGTAAACCGGCGGCACATAATTGCGGCTTATTAGTATCGTTACACACCCAGTCTTCATCAAAGCTATAAAAAAGTTCTGTATCAATGGCTGAAAGGTTTAAGCTGACATCAAAGGTATCAAAACCAGTGTAAGTATTATTCAGGCCAATAGCATAAC contains:
- the epmA gene encoding elongation factor P--(R)-beta-lysine ligase, with the translated sequence MSADLWKPSASIEILKQRAAIMRSIREFFYERNVMEVETPSLSAASVTDVHLASFNTTFVGPGHAGGLPLFLQTSPEFAMKRLLAAGSGAIFQLCKAFRNEEAGSHHNPEFTMLEWYRPGFDEFALMDEIDELMQLILEVAPAERVTYQQAFERALGVDPLTASITQLQQLACDHGFADIAKNETHKDTLLQLLFCMKVEPTIGQDKPCFVYHFPASQAALAQICEHDERVAGRFELYYKNMELANGFNELTNAKEQAKRFNEDNAYRAANGLKQVPMDTRLIAALEHGLEQCAGVALGIDRLVMLATNKQKIKEVIAFDVARA
- the galE gene encoding UDP-glucose 4-epimerase GalE — protein: MAILVTGGAGYIGSHTVLELLQQGSDVIVIDNLSNSSEESLERVKKITGKAITFYQGDILDQSFLDSVFAKHNIDSVIHFAGLKAVGESVAKPIAYYQNNVQGTLTLVDAMRDAGVFKLVFSSSATVYGDPASLPIREDFPVGGTTNPYGTSKLMVEMMLQDIAKSDERFAFAILRYFNPVGAHESGLIGEDPNGIPNNLLPFISQVAVGKLKQLAIFGDDYDTVDGTGVRDYIHVVDLALGHLKALDKIAAETGALVYNLGTGNGYSVLQMVNAFIKASDQAIPYAVSPRRPGDIAACYAAPEKALSELGWQAERGIDVMMQDTWRWQSNNPNGYKS
- a CDS encoding TonB-dependent receptor, producing the protein MNLRLSLITATLLPLLAAPIYANADDTELEKIIVTGDFQQESIQTLSASASLFSENEMNQRGATYLDEMLASAANVNFAAGASRGRYIQIRGVGLRSQFVDPINPSVGLVIDGINYSGLGGSSLLFDIDQVEIYRGPQGTRFGADGMAGMIQMQSASATSDPSLKLHLGAGTYNSHEAGLAASTGLTDDTSARVSYFRRKSDGYVDNLYLDKPTQDQDEQVARFKLNSQLTAHLNSELNLHYIDINNGYDAFTLDNSRNSLADQPGEDNQQSYAIGLNNTYTGFDTFDVSLNLSAIDTELFYSFDEDWVCNDTNKPQLCAAGLHPDGYSSTDIYSRDRDDQALDLQFTGKAGNWVAGIYYQNRDVDLERQYTWLANPFASTYETNNIAAYGQLATAIGPKTTLITGLRVEQYQGDYTDSNGFIEETDDIMLGGKIALEYQVIDRTMIYTSITRGYKAGGINSEALAKAKDEGLSLDADFFKQHTSFDPEYLWSGEFGVKGSSLDDKFTLRLAAFYMHRDNIQLKSWQVSDQQFTGYVANASSGSNYGLEIEGSYLLTDNLLISGSAGYLDTKINDFVTKSGLNQDGREQAQAPKYQYAFSARYNVTDELYAMLGVEGKDDYYFSDSHNAQAPNTNLVNASLGYEAENWAVRAWARNVFDETVPTRGFEFGNNPLDGYTSQTYIQLGEPRVAGVTFTLNL
- a CDS encoding DUF3016 domain-containing protein; this encodes MNLVKKIAMLMCIALPSVVCAGEAQVKWHDFNDYRDVRPSNQTKGSYHKQIAKSIDEHFAKLSEQLPKNYSLKIEVTDLDLAGDVRYGGVNEIRVVKPIHFPRIEFNYVLSDESGVVAQEDNVSLKDMGFMDKIKMGRDEAFYYEKRLLTEWFGEQILPRIK
- the efp gene encoding elongation factor P — translated: MANYSTNEFKGGLKIMMDGEPCSILENEMVKPGKGQAFNRVRIRKLISGKVLEKTFKSGESVEGADVMDTDLAYLYTDGEFWHFMNNETFEQIAADEKALGDAGKWLVENDVCTITLWNGSPIAVTPPNFVELEITETDPGLKGDTAGTGGKPATLSTGAVVRVPLFVQIGEVIKVDTRNGEYVSRVK
- the epmB gene encoding EF-P beta-lysylation protein EpmB; amino-acid sequence: MIQRNEANLHKNWQKELANVVTCPKVLLEMVGLSSQVHENDIKARSLFPVRVPLPFIKKIRHGDANDPLLLQVMPRHQEFLTKSGFNKDPLLEQDNNQPGLLHKYKSRVLVMFKTGCAVNCRYCFRRHFPYQENQLNKRSLIDALSYIQADKNINEVILSGGDPLMAKDDAISWFLDELEQIPQIKRMRIHSRLPVVIPARITEQLCERLAKSPLKIIFVNHINHANEIDNDFKNAMNMLKQANVLLLNQAVILKDVNDTVDAQINLSEALFDTDVMPYYLHLLDKVEGASHFDIDEAQAIKIMAELLEALPGFLVPKLVREIGGQKSKTPIDLKLV